Below is a window of Candidatus Desulfatibia profunda DNA.
TACGTAAAGTGCAGTATTGTCTCAAATATCGGGCCCCAAAATATATTGAAAATGGAAATGGCCATCCCTTACGAAAATAAGGAACAGTGTATGGACCTGAAACGGAACATGAATAGAATCAAAAATGATTTTATCGTACGCATCGAGCAACAGGATATGGAAGCGTGGGTTACCCAGAAGGACTTTGCCGCCATCAAAAGCGAATATATAAAAATAATCAACCAAAATATCAGCAAGCCGGTTCAAAACCTGTATTTCAAGTCTCTCAACATATTCTAAAGCCACTGCTCGATCCTCCCTTTTATCCGGGTTAGATCCCGCCTTTTTACCATCCGAATAACAGGTGTTATCTATCCGAATTTTATGATACAAGTTAGCTTGCTGCGCTCACAATCGGAATAATGGAACCAATGGATGCTGGAATGATGGGTTATAAGGAAAGAAGAAAAACCGGAGTTTTAAAAATAAATACTATTATTTCATTAAGTTGTAGATTTGCCGAAGCGTTTAAGCCCTTCGGGAGCATTCCATGCGCTTGACGAACTGGCATGTCATCACCGGTGCGCCCTGCTCGGGCAAAAG
It encodes the following:
- a CDS encoding flagellar basal body-associated FliL family protein, with protein sequence MNLKQQSFIIISVIGLLVLGAGILNHFKKEIKLPEISLQKTKKEDDGYSRYVKCSIVSNIGPQNILKMEMAIPYENKEQCMDLKRNMNRIKNDFIVRIEQQDMEAWVTQKDFAAIKSEYIKIINQNISKPVQNLYFKSLNIF